The following are from one region of the Andrena cerasifolii isolate SP2316 chromosome 1, iyAndCera1_principal, whole genome shotgun sequence genome:
- the Lanb2 gene encoding laminin subunit gamma-1 isoform X2, with amino-acid sequence MECSLKVILIVTLLNATISTPSRWDGVLPWYSGSTCNCNGYSERCYFDRDLYNATSHGGHCLDCRANRDGANCERCRENFYQRPEDNYCVPCNCNEIGSRSLQCNSEGRCQCKPGVTRDKCDRCATNYYNFGSYGCTSCECDVAGSVGNKQSCDPVTGTCSCKENVEGKRCRVCRPGYFNLALDNEFGCTPCFCYGHSSVCRPATGYSKLVIESMFVRGAERWTATVAGNLIPLHYDPVTQTISATALDRDNVYFVSPDRFLGDQRASYNQDLSFTLRIGETGPAPTARDIILEGGNGEQITQPIFGQNNRLPTVTSQEYHFKLHEHPQYGWEPRLSSRAFMSILSNLTAIKIRGTYTHQGRGFLDDVKLETAHRGAAGEPADWVEHCQCPHGYVGQFCESCAPGFHHDPPNGGPFALCVPCNCNGHAEICEAETGQCICQHNTAGSNCELCTRGYYGHPLKGTPDDCKPCPCPDNGPCILLGNNPDPICSECPLGRTGHRCETCSDGYFGSPEKGIACRPCDCNNNIDLNAVRNCNHETGECLKCVNSTAGFHCEECLPGYYGDALSDRKEDGCKLCQCYPPGTLELDDGRVAPCEQLTGHCKCKPHVIGRNCDKCEEGYYHILSGEGCAPCNCDTEGSYNRTCEPVTGQCKCRPGVTGQHCDACLPYQYGFSREGCKSCDCDNIGSQELQCDASGQCPCLVNVEGRRCDRCKENKHNRQNGCVDCPDCYNLVQDAVDGHRQRLGELENTLRKINSSPTVIKDSDFEKELKNVQNRVRNLLKFAKQGSGSENKTLVEQLDDLRDQLNEIGQISQTVDLTASDAEKTTSEGLMSIDEAEKVLDKIHSQLTDAEDYLATDGATALADAKSRAEQVGQQNKQMTSIAQEARILADLNVNEAKKIHALAEQARNTTVEAYNLAKKAISKYSNMTEDIRGLENKLELLEHRMGEVRNLTSVAATKSSAVSQEAIDLLILDLTLPPVDIEQLRSQVEFVNSEGLRLKEQAQLLLDQNENLINEMVEKVKKSEQLIERAQDQQAATAELIAELDGANARANDAVKRGDQTLKEAQETLKKLGEFDAEVQRERIKAQDALKDIKDIEALISNAIKQAVQAKKILSGSEDNAKYAREIAQNAQTYAEEASTKANVIRTEANQTKIEALRVGNEAEKLHLRVDTTDSMMKQYEVQIGQDTNITTDANHKVGQAKINVTVASQQVDKALAEVAEIIKELDTLSEIDDADLNRLEERLGAAEKEIADANLEQRIRALTDAKNLQSQWVKNYEDEVSRLRMEVENIGDIKKVLPIDCNKRVRLEP; translated from the exons ATGGAGTGTTCGTTGAAAGTGATATTGATCGTGACTTTATTGAACGCGACGATATCTACGCCATCACGATGGGACGGAGTTCTTCCCTGGTACTCGGGATCTA CCTGCAACTGCAATGGTTATTCGGAGAGATGCTACTTCGATAGGGACCTGTATAACGCCACTAGCCACGGTGGTCACTGCCTGGATTGCCGAGCTAATCGTGACGGCGCGAACTGCGAACGCTGCAGAGAGAATTTTTACCAGCGCCCCGAAGACAATTACTGCGTCCCGTGCAACTGCAACGAGATCG GTTCCAGGAGCCTACAATGTAACAGCGAAGGGAGATGTCAGTGCAAGCCTGGCGTCACTAGGGACAAATGTGACCGTTGTGCTACGAATTATTACAACTTCGGCTCGTACGGCTGCACCTCCTGCGAATGCGACGTAGCTGGCTCCGTGGGGAATAAGCAGAGCTGCGATCCTGTCACTGGCACTTGCAGCTGCAAAGAGAACGTCGAGGGAAAGCGATGCAGAGT ATGCCGGCCAGGGTACTTCAATCTTGCGTTGGACAACGAGTTCGGCTGTACGCCGTGCTTCTGTTACGGCCACTCTTCGGTGTGCAGGCCAGCGACTGGCTACTCTAAGCTCGTAATCGAGAGTATGTTTGTGAGAGGAGCTGAACGATGGACAGCTACCGTGGCTGGTAACCTGATACCGCTTCATTATGATCCTGTTACTCAAACGATATCCGCTACAGCACTGGACCGGGACAACGTCTACTTTGTCTCACCTG ATAGATTCCTTGGCGATCAACGTGCATCCTACAATCAAGATCTATCGTTCACGTTGAGAATCGGGGAGACTGGGCCCGCGCCTACGGCTCGCGATATTATACTCGAAGGTGGAAACGGCGAACAAATCACGCAACCGATCTTCGGGCAAAACAATCGCCTGCCCACCGTCACG TCGCaagaatatcactttaaattGCACGAGCATCCTCAGTATGGCTGGGAGCCGCGGCTGTCTTCCCGAGCTTTTATGTCCATCCTGTCGAACCTAACGGCGATAAAAATACGCGGCACTTACACCCATCAAG GCAGAGGATTCCTGGATGACGTTAAGCTGGAGACAGCTCATCGAGGAGCAGCAGGGGAACCTGCTGATTGGGTGGAACACTGTCAATGTCCCCACGGCTACGTAGGTCAATTCTGTGAATCATGCGCGCCCGGGTTCCACCATGACCCGCCGAACGGCGGCCCCTTCGCCCTCTGTGTCCCTTGCAATTGTAACGGCCATGCGGAGATTTGCGAGGCCGAAACAG GGCAGTGCATTTGCCAGCACAACACGGCTGGTAGCAATTGCGAATTGTGTACACGAGGATATTACGGCCATCCATTGAAGGGTACCCCTGACGACTGTAAGCCGTGCCCCTGCCCCGACAATGGGCCTTGTATATTGCTTGGCAATAATCCAGATCCCATTTGCTCCGAGTGCCCGTTGGGTAGAACAG GGCATAGGTGTGAAACATGCTCGGACGGATACTTCGGAAGCCCCGAGAAGGGTATAGCCTGCCGACCCTGTGATTGTAATAATAACATCGACTTGAACGCCGTCCGAAACTGCAATCACGAGACTGGCGAATGCTTGAAGTGCGTGAACAGCACGGCTGGCTTCCATTGCGAGGAATGCCTCCCAG GATACTATGGCGATGCTCTGTCCGACCGTAAAGAGGACGGATGCAAGCTGTGCCAGTGTTATCCGCCGGGCACGCTCGAACTTGACGATGGCAGGGTGGCACCTTGTGAACAATTGACAGGGCACTGCAAGTGCAAGCCTCACGTCATCGGTCGAAATTGTGACAAGTGCGAAGAAGGGTATTACCACATACTCAGTGGAGAG GGATGCGCACCTTGTAATTGTGACACCGAGGGATCTTATAACCGCACTTGCGAGCCTGTCACCGGTCAGTGCAAGTGTAGACCTGGTGTTACTGGCCAGCATTGTGACGCGTGTCTTCCTTACCAATACGGGTTCAGCAGGGAAGGCTGCAAGTCTTGCGATTGCGACAACATCGGTTCTCAAGAGCTACAGTGTGACGCTAGCGGGCAGTGTCCA TGTCTCGTCAACGTGGAAGGAAGACGGTGCGATCGTTGCAAGGAGAACAAGCACAACCGGCAAAATGGATGCGTGGATTGTCCCGATTGCTACAATCTCGTTCAAGACGCAGTCGACGGACACAGGCAACGTTTAGGTGAACTGGAAAACACGCTTAGGAAAATTAACAGCAGCCCAACTGTCATAAAGGACTCCGATTTCGAAAAGGAATTGAAGAACGTTCAGAACAGAGTGAGGAATCTTCTGAAGTTTGCGAAACAGGGATCTGGAA GCGAGAATAAGACCTTGGTAGAGCAGCTCGACGATCTACGCGATCAGCTAAATGAAATTGGTCAGATTTCACAGACGGTAGACTTGACTGCCTCTGACGCGGAGAAAACTACTTCGGAGGGCTTGATGAGCATCGACGAGGCCGAGAAAGTTCTTGACAAGATACACTCTCAGTTAACC GATGCAGAAGACTATTTGGCCACGGATGGAGCAACCGCGCTAGCTGACGCGAAGTCGCGCGCCGAACAAGTTGGCCAACAGAACAAACAGATGACTTCAATCGCCCAGGAAGCACGTATATTAGCTGACTT AAACGTCAACGAAGCTAAAAAGATCCATGCACTGGCGGAACAAGCTCGGAACACGACGGTAGAAGCTTACAACCTTGCAAAGAAGGCTATATCAAAATATTCTAACATGAC CGAAGATATCAGAGGGCTGGAAAATAAGTTGGAGTTGCTGGAGCACCGCATGGGCGAGGTGAGGAATCTCACCAGCGTAGCGGCCACTAAATCGTCTGCCGTTTCGCAGGAAGCGATAGATTTATTGATCCTGGATTTAACACTCCCGCCCGTTGATATCGAGCAGTTACGGAGCCAGGTGGAATTTGTCAACAGTGAG GGATTACGGTTGAAAGAACAAGCACAGCTGTTACTGGACCAAAATGAGAATCTTATAAACGAGATGGtcgaaaaagtaaagaaaagcgAGCAACTGATCGAACGTGCTCAGGATCAGCAGGCAGCCACTGCTGAGCTTATAGCGGAACTGGACGGAGCGAATGCGAGAGCAAATGATGCTGTGAAACGGGGCGACCAAACTTTGAAGGAAGCTCAGGAAACACTGAAAAAATTGGGCG AATTTGACGCCGAAGTACAGCGTGAACGTATTAAAGCGCAGGATGCTTTGAAAGATATAAAAGATATCGAGGCATTGATAAGCAACGCAATAAAGCAAGCTGTGCAAGCGAAGAAAATACTAAGCGGCTCCGAAGACAACGCCAAGTATGCCCGTGAAATAGCGCAAAATGCTCAG ACGTACGCGGAAGAAGCCAGTACGAAAGCGAACGTTATTAGAACTGAAGCAAACCAAACTAAAATAGAAGCACTTCGCGTCGGGAACGAGGCTGAGAAGTTGCATCTGAGAGTCGACACTACGGACTCTATGATGAAACAGTATGAAGTTCAGATTGGTCAGGATACGAATATCACGACAGAC GCAAATCACAAAGTTGGCCAAGCTAAGATCAACGTAACTGTAGCATCGCAACAAGTTGACAAAGCTTTGGCTGAAGTAGCCGAAATAATAAAAGAACTCGACACTCTGTCGGAAATAG ACGACGCTGACTTGAACCGTCTTGAGGAACGCCTGGGTGCAGCTGAAAAGGAGATCGCGGACGCGAATTTGGAGCAAAGGATCCGGGCGTTGACCGACGCGAAGAATTTGCAGTCGCAATGGGTGAAGAATTACGAAGACGAAGTCAGTAGATTACGAATGGAAGTTGAGAATATCGGCGACATAAAGAAAGTTTTGCCCATCGATTGCAACAAGCGTGTACGACTGGAGCCGTAA